From the genome of Saccharomyces kudriavzevii IFO 1802 strain IFO1802 genome assembly, chromosome: 16:
ATGTACCAAGTCATAACCGCTACAGGGTACGATTCCCAACACATTTGTCAACCGTTCACGTGAAAAAGGGATCCTTAAACTTTTCTGTGGCAACCGAAGAAAGTACGGTAGGCACCACCCATATATTCTTTGATGCCAAAGAACTGACTAGAGAGGTTGCGGGataacagaaaaaatcagCATGCGGACTGGGGACTTGTCTCCATATATTAGTTTATCAACAGTTCTGCTGTTGGGTACGAAATCATATATACCCCTACAGGGTACGATTCATAACACACATGTCAACTGCTCAAGTTCTAATTTGCAGAGAGCAGAGGCACTATTTTTCCGTGGAAGCCGTTTAGCGCATATCAATCAAGGCTTAGACAATGGGCGTCTGAACGAGGGTCCAAACCAAGCACGCGGATCTTCTCTTTGAccgaaaaaggaagtatCGCAGGCACGAAAAAGGGTTTTTTAAGGTACCCTGGCTTCCCTATAATTAGCATTCTTCTCTTCGGCACATACGAGAGAATATAGGCAATGCAAAGCATGCTTTCATATACGAAATCTATGGAAGACAGGTCGTTCAAAGACAAGCATATCTCCAGGCACATCTCCAAGCACATCTCCACAGCGACAGCGGACATGGATGCGAGAGATAAGATGAGAAAGAGTGTAAGATAAATGGTGAGGTTCGCTAATTCGTTTGGGTACTAGCAAGCCGACCAAAGAAACcatataaatagagcagCTTTAATCTGCTATATTTGAGAATACGccttcattattttctttctactTAAGCCTATATCACCATTAAAGAAACAATCCAAAACAATCCAAAGCAAACAAATAgaatggtcaaattaacttcaatcgctgctggtgtcgccgCTCTAGCTGCCGGTGCCtctgccaccaccaccctagctcaatccgacgaaagagtcaacttggttgaattgggtgTGTACgtctctgatatcagagctcacttggcccaatactacttgttccaagccgCCCACCCAACTGAAACCTACCCAGTCGAAGTCGCTCAAGCTGTCTTCAACTACGGTGACTTCACCACCATGTTGACCGGTATTGCTCCAGCCCAAGTgaccagaatgatcacCGGTGTTCCATGGTACTCTACCAGATTGAGACCAGCCATCTCCAAAGCTCTATCCAAGGACGGTATTTACACCATCGCCAAATAGGTAACACGCTTTTATGAATGAAATCCTACGGACATTAGGAAggaatgaaaaaacaaaaaaatatgatttgACGGTGTATATAGTtgaatatgtgtatattaatattataaacctCTCGATCAATtatgttatttttgaaacggtGGCGGAATGGATTACGGAATGAGATTGTGTAAAGTTCATTTCGTGAATGCCATTTACTGAGTAACCAAAGGGATGGTATATGTTACGAGGTATGAGGGGGTATAGATGGATAGtataaatgaaataatgattagTGAAGATTAATGATGATTACTTATGActggtgaatattttatgaaaagtgaaaaatagttaaaaaatataaaatggagAGATTAATTATAGGAAAATGagagtaatgatattatattgaaGCGCTATATGAGTatgttatattctatagcgtccgtgtgcgtatgtaGTTGTATTATAGAATAGTGCATGGAATGGAGATCTGGGACC
Proteins encoded in this window:
- the SKDI16G4520 gene encoding SRP1/TIP1 family protein yields the protein MVKLTSIAAGVAALAAGASATTTLAQSDERVNLVELGVYVSDIRAHLAQYYLFQAAHPTETYPVEVAQAVFNYGDFTTMLTGIAPAQVTRMITGVPWYSTRLRPAISKALSKDGIYTIAK